From Triticum aestivum cultivar Chinese Spring chromosome 4A, IWGSC CS RefSeq v2.1, whole genome shotgun sequence, a single genomic window includes:
- the LOC123087596 gene encoding uncharacterized protein isoform X2 produces the protein MESPPPHKRNVRRDDDRISALPDDLLLGILERLELREAVRAGAVSTRWRHLPHRLSRLHLNGRHFRCTTLLEFMDAFTGATRRLLTDRDCHCNGSHAIKSISLRFFLSAPHLSPIGRAVEHVVSRGETKRLHFGTCSPYKRNTALQLAEFGQQFMSFSRDYPLAFQWLTRLTLKNLAFGHSDVTDLINACDRLTHLTLSFCQLVDEHTPLKIDTPCSGIKDLEFIQFGCTQIELISVPKLSKVQCTSWRLANPPVRFVYVPELRDVSLSTSAMAWQAPFLLSDCLSRSAMNLSKLHLNFRHQMIWIQPEHPKQLTAIFRNLSDLSLSEIFPECDLSWTLFILEAAPALQKFTRSRTMPRRPTWCGSHQRISST, from the exons atggagtcgccgccgccgcacaaGCGCAACGTCCGCCGAGATGACGACAGGATCAGCGCGCTACCCGACGACCTCCTCCTCGGAATCCTCGAGCGCCTTGAACTGCGCGAGGCGGTCCGCGCCGGCGCAGTCTCGACGCGGTGGCGGCACCTGCCCCACCGGCTCTCGCGCCTGCACCTCAACGGCCGCCATTTCCGCTGCACCACGCTGCTCGAGTTCATGGACGCCTTCACAGGCGCGACACGGAGGTTGCTGACCGACCGCGACTGCCACTGCAACGGCAGTCATGCTATCAAGTCCATCAGCCTCCGCTTCTTCCTGTCGGCGCCCCACCTGAGCCCCATCGGCCGCGCCGTTGAGCACGTCGTCAGCCGCGGCGAGACCAAACGCCTCCATTTTGGCACATGCTCGCCATACAAGAGAAACACTGCCCTGCAGCTCGCCGAGTTTGGGCAGCAGTTCATGTCCTTCTCCCGCGACTACCCACTCGCTTTCCAGTGGCTCACCAGGCTTACACTCAAGAACCTTGCGTTTGGGCATTCCGATGTCACCGACCTCATTAATGCCTGTGACAGGCTCACGCACCTCACTCTGAGTTTTTGCCAACTGGTTGATGAGCACACACCGCTCAAGATCGACACACCGTGTTCTGGGATCAAGGATCTCGAATTCATCCAATTTGGGTGCACGCAGATCGAGCTCATCTCTGTCCCAAAGCTCAGTAAAGTGCAGTGCACATCTTGGCGCTTGGCGAACCCTCCTGTGCGCTTTGTTTATGTTCCAGAGCTTCGCGATGTGAGCCTCAGTACCAGTGCCATGGCGTGGCAGGCGCCATTCCTGCTGAGCGACTGCTTGTCAAGGAGTGCAATGAACTTGTCAAAACTGCATCTCAATTTTCGCCATCAAATG ATATGGATTCAGCCGGAACATCCGAAGCAGCTTACTGCTATATTCAGAAATCTCTCCGATTTGTCCCTTTCTGAAATCTTCCCTGAGTGCGATTTGAGCTGGACCCTATTTATCCTTGAAGCTGCACCTGCCCTGCAGAAGTTTACA CGTTCGAGGACAATGCCGAGAAGACCAACGTGGTGTGGGAGCCATCAAAGGATTTCAAGCACATGA
- the LOC123087596 gene encoding uncharacterized protein isoform X1 translates to MESPPPHKRNVRRDDDRISALPDDLLLGILERLELREAVRAGAVSTRWRHLPHRLSRLHLNGRHFRCTTLLEFMDAFTGATRRLLTDRDCHCNGSHAIKSISLRFFLSAPHLSPIGRAVEHVVSRGETKRLHFGTCSPYKRNTALQLAEFGQQFMSFSRDYPLAFQWLTRLTLKNLAFGHSDVTDLINACDRLTHLTLSFCQLVDEHTPLKIDTPCSGIKDLEFIQFGCTQIELISVPKLSKVQCTSWRLANPPVRFVYVPELRDVSLSTSAMAWQAPFLLSDCLSRSAMNLSKLHLNFRHQMIWIQPEHPKQLTAIFRNLSDLSLSEIFPECDLSWTLFILEAAPALQKFTLSRTRHACDIAFEDNAEKTNVVWEPSKDFKHMNLKSLTIDGFEEEDKVTNYIRLVMGRAVGLKRIELRGEGCKKCDAIDPRTSQVDETRRHRIKELLTNGSSSSVERIMR, encoded by the exons atggagtcgccgccgccgcacaaGCGCAACGTCCGCCGAGATGACGACAGGATCAGCGCGCTACCCGACGACCTCCTCCTCGGAATCCTCGAGCGCCTTGAACTGCGCGAGGCGGTCCGCGCCGGCGCAGTCTCGACGCGGTGGCGGCACCTGCCCCACCGGCTCTCGCGCCTGCACCTCAACGGCCGCCATTTCCGCTGCACCACGCTGCTCGAGTTCATGGACGCCTTCACAGGCGCGACACGGAGGTTGCTGACCGACCGCGACTGCCACTGCAACGGCAGTCATGCTATCAAGTCCATCAGCCTCCGCTTCTTCCTGTCGGCGCCCCACCTGAGCCCCATCGGCCGCGCCGTTGAGCACGTCGTCAGCCGCGGCGAGACCAAACGCCTCCATTTTGGCACATGCTCGCCATACAAGAGAAACACTGCCCTGCAGCTCGCCGAGTTTGGGCAGCAGTTCATGTCCTTCTCCCGCGACTACCCACTCGCTTTCCAGTGGCTCACCAGGCTTACACTCAAGAACCTTGCGTTTGGGCATTCCGATGTCACCGACCTCATTAATGCCTGTGACAGGCTCACGCACCTCACTCTGAGTTTTTGCCAACTGGTTGATGAGCACACACCGCTCAAGATCGACACACCGTGTTCTGGGATCAAGGATCTCGAATTCATCCAATTTGGGTGCACGCAGATCGAGCTCATCTCTGTCCCAAAGCTCAGTAAAGTGCAGTGCACATCTTGGCGCTTGGCGAACCCTCCTGTGCGCTTTGTTTATGTTCCAGAGCTTCGCGATGTGAGCCTCAGTACCAGTGCCATGGCGTGGCAGGCGCCATTCCTGCTGAGCGACTGCTTGTCAAGGAGTGCAATGAACTTGTCAAAACTGCATCTCAATTTTCGCCATCAAATG ATATGGATTCAGCCGGAACATCCGAAGCAGCTTACTGCTATATTCAGAAATCTCTCCGATTTGTCCCTTTCTGAAATCTTCCCTGAGTGCGATTTGAGCTGGACCCTATTTATCCTTGAAGCTGCACCTGCCCTGCAGAAGTTTACA TTATCTCGAACTCGTCATGCATGTGACATAGCGTTCGAGGACAATGCCGAGAAGACCAACGTGGTGTGGGAGCCATCAAAGGATTTCAAGCACATGAACTTGAAGTCACTGACGATAGATGGGTTCGAGGAGGAGGACAAGGTGACAAACTACATAAGGCTAGTCATGGGGCGAGCTGTTGGATTGAAGAGAATCGAGTTGCGTGGTGAAGGATGCAAGAAATGTGATGCCATTGATCCGAGGACATCCCAGGTGGATGAAACTCGCAGGCATCGGATCAAGGAGCTACTCACAAATGGATCATCCTCATCCGTGGAGAGAATAATGCGCTGA
- the LOC123082623 gene encoding uncharacterized protein: MCTSTKRLLSSSKDTLHFKLCDCVDDRLVGILKYDLSTNCLSLIDMPLADDVILMAMEDDSLGFAHVVGLILNLWSRHMGSDGVASWTQRTVININNILHIRNPKKRLRLIGSVKGTDIIFVTTDLGIYKINLKSLQWEREKFQAFIPYMSFYNSQG; the protein is encoded by the exons ATGTGTACATCCACGAAGCGCCTCCTGTCTTCGTCCAAAGACACACTTCACTTCAAGCTTTGTGACTGCGTCGATGATCGCCTAGTAGGAATTCTCAAGTACGACCTGAGCACTAATTGCTTATCATTGATTGATATGCCGCTTGCTGATGATGTTATCCTCATGGCGATGGAGGATGACAGTTTGGGGTTTGCACATGTGGTTGGGTTAATCCTCAATCTGTGGTCAAGGCACATGGGTTCTGACGGAGTTGCATCATGGACTCAGCGTACAGTCATCAATATCAACAACATCCTTCACATTCGAAATCCAAAGAAAAGACTTAGGCTGATTGGATCTGTGAAAGGCACCGATATCATTTTCGTGACCACGGATCTTGGAATCTACAAGATTAATCTGAAGTCACTACAGTGGGAGAGAGAAAAGTTTCAAGCTTTCATCCCATACATGAGTTTCTACAATTCACAAG GGTGA